One Fusarium poae strain DAOMC 252244 chromosome 4, whole genome shotgun sequence DNA window includes the following coding sequences:
- a CDS encoding hypothetical protein (SECRETED:SignalP(1-18)~MEROPS:MER0000440) has translation MRVRNILLGYVLLHSAQALYLRDTSYTSLTARANSKEPSLTATANSKEPTLEWSQCNLDFGTKDQNEMQKEFDCARLQVPLDYTNSSDTRTIKLDLIRFKATKAPHKGSMFFNPGGPGASAVESMLGFGPILSDNVNGQYDIIGFDSRGTGRTIPFTCPEPTPSEDTTGLKPRDFNDLPQLYTWDFFKTVWWKEGDEFAERCWEANQDMGQFYGTTAVARDMMSVVDALGQGDKLNYWGVSYGTVLGQVVASMFPNRVGRIVLDGNMNADDYAATAWLDSITDVERSLANFFDECVKSGKKACALADFHGSKTTGESLLETFNEKLKVAFADTASKDESYEAYTLKQNVMSGLYRPALYSALSNTIEAFFKGEKPNKTPKRSDTSQPSVPTKTWSSSMNYILPAIACGDSSYRINDPDDYFPLYQAQYEKSSFADVVVPDTIKCVKWRFSAVEPIDLNKLRQVNTSNPILLVNGRYDPATSLPSALKVAAKFPRSRLVVHEGVGHSSFAHLSSCTLNAVRKYFLYGKMPGVNTTCSPDMTAFEFGKLSG, from the coding sequence ATGAGAGTCAGAAACATTCTTTTAGGCTACGTGCTTCTGCACTCAGCTCAGGCCCTTTACTTGCGTGACACCTCTTACACCTCTCTCACTGCCAGAGCGAACTCGAAGGAACCTTCTCTCACCGCCACAGCTAACTCGAAGGAACCTACTCTCGAGTGGTCTCAGTGCAACTTGGATTTCGGAACCAAAGACCAGAACGAAATGCAAAAGGAATTCGACTGTGCCAGGCTTCAAGTTCCTCTGGACTATACCAACTCAAGCGACACCAGAACCATAAAGCTCGACCTGATCCGCTTCAAAGCCACCAAAGCCCCCCACAAAGGTAGTATGTTCTTCAACCCTGGTGGTCCAGGCGCTTCTGCCGTCGAGAGCATGCTGGGATTTGGACCCATATTGTCTGATAATGTTAATGGACAATACGACATCATTGGATTCGATTCGCGAGGCACGGGTCGTACCATCCCATTCACTTGCCCTGAACCAACCCCCAGCGAAGATACCACAGGTCTCAAGCCGAGAGACTTCAACGACCTCCCCCAGTTATATACTTGGGATTTCTTTAAGACGGTTTGGTGGAAGGAGGGTGATGAATTCGCAGAAAGGTGTTGGGAAGCCAATCAAGACATGGGACAATTCTACGGAACTACAGCCGTCGCCAGAGATATGATGTCCGTCGTCGACGCTCTCGGCCAAGGCGACAAGCTCAACTACTGGGGTGTCTCTTATGGCACTGTCCTTGGGCAAGTCGTAGCCTCTATGTTTCCGAATCGAGTCGGACGAATTGTCCTTGATGGCAACATGAACGCCGACGATTATGCTGCCACCGCTTGGTTAGACAGCATAACAGACGTTGAAAGGTCACTTGCCAACTTTTTTGATGAATGCGTCAAGTCTGGAAAGAAGGCGTGCGCTTTGGCAGATTTCCACGGCAGCAAGACCACTGGGGAGAGCCTGTTGGAGACCTTCAATGAAAAGCTCAAGGTAGCTTTTGCCGACACCGCTAGCAAGGACGAGTCGTATGAAGCCTACACTCTCAAGCAGAATGTCATGAGCGGGCTGTACAGGCCTGCCTTGTACTCAGCACTCTCAAACACGATCGAAGCATTCTTCAAGGGAGAAAAACCAAACAAAACTCCCAAACGCTCAGACACTTCTCAACCCTCAGTTCCAACCAAGACATGGAGCTCTTCAATGAATTATATCCTCCCTGCGATTGCTTGCGGCGACTCCAGCTACCGCATTAACGACCCTGATGATTACTTTCCCTTGTACCAAGCACAGTATGAAAAATCATCATTTGCCGATGTCGTTGTTCCCGACACTATCAAGTGTGTCAAATGGAGATTCTCAGCCGTTGAGCCTATTGATCTCAACAAGCTTCGCCAGGTCAACACCAGCAACCCCATCCTCCTGGTCAATGGTAGATATGACCCAGCTACCTCGCTACCAAGCGCATTGAAGGTCGCAGCCAAGTTCCCAAGAAGTCGCCTTGTTGTTCACGAAGGAGTCGGGCACTCATCTTTCGCACACCTTTCGAGCTGCACCTTGAATGCTGTCCGAAAGTACTTTCTCTATGGAAAGATGCCGGGAGTCAATACTACCTGCAGTCCTGACATGACTGCTTTTGAATTCGGCAAACTTTCAGGCTGA
- a CDS encoding hypothetical protein (TransMembrane:1 (i59-87o)), which produces MSQHQQLPDSDGLQVDTHAEQAAKAPEVAGYSQNGQYYVPAGYEAPAPKGQRPPFGLGLWAFAGLVALLTAIIVGAGVGGGLGAALANKSDCSADTSADSESASAPSATAEPTSCPTFDNSTSDNDTIPYVPKSPSKVANLELDCPEKMNDETRYKSNKGYEFKWWCGVNAPQGDRAKEGGVVFDYVTLLAYTIDDCMEACGNMNQKDDDNDTGVRCRSIVFSKRMSAEMDGQNGNCWLKNASKSEGGNWGFKDPNFAYAELDD; this is translated from the exons AtgagtcaacatcaacaacttCCGGATAGTGATGGTCTCCAGGTAGACACACATGCTGAGCAGGCTGCCAAAGCTCCCGAGGTAGCAGGATATAGCCAAAATGGTCAATATTACGTCCCCGCCGGATATgaagctccagctccaaagGGACAGAGACCACCTTTTGGTCTAGGACTATGGGCATTTGCTGGACTTGTCGCTCTATTGACGGCCATCATCGTCGGTGCTGGAGTGGGCGGAGGACTGGGCGCAGCTTTGGCGAACAAATC TGATTGTTCAGCGGATACCTCGGCAGATTCCGAATCTGCATCTGCTCCCTCCGCAACGGCAGAACCCACATCGTGTCCGACATTTGACAACAGCACATCCGATAACGACACGATCCCCTACGTTCCCAAGTCGCCCTCTAAAGTAGCAAACCTGGAATTGGATTGCCCCGAAAAGATGAACGACGAGACAAGATACAAGTCCAACAAGGGCTACGAGTTCAAGTGGTGGTGTGGCGTCAACGCGCCACAGGGCGACAGAGCAAAGGAAGGAGGCGTTGTCTTTGACTATGTTACTCTCTTGGCTTACACTATCGACGACTGCATGGAAGCTTGTGGCAATATGAACCAAAAGGACGACGACAATGACACTGGAGTTAGATGTAGGAGTATTGTCTTCTCAAAACGCATGTCAGCAGAGATGGACGGACAGAATGGCAACTGTTGGCTGAAGAACGCGTCCAAATCCGA GGGTGGCAACTGGGGTTTCAAGGACCCCAACTTTGCATACGCGGAGCTGGACGATTAG